In a genomic window of Cynocephalus volans isolate mCynVol1 chromosome 1, mCynVol1.pri, whole genome shotgun sequence:
- the ZDBF2 gene encoding DBF4-type zinc finger-containing protein 2 isoform X3 — MQRRQGYCSYCRVQYSNLEQHLFSAQHRSLTRQSRRRMCCTSSLMERFLQDVLRHHPYHNQESRSTQNETLSSTVSSPEVVQLDDDVPEEKAEDAAGAGGEIPSKGSEPVEELHTRPSKSQECTQQVSIRPSVIQKLERGQQQPLEFVHKIGSGMKKFNPVDIGQATNNGENLIRPPVIYNAPASCLPESSYDRPVTTNTTKLLLAAHLDSVSKSDPNLEQLDRVSRNPVPSSHLETPSVSYQKPKKSNKKSLYKNSDKLVLQKDVKSEGKTLSTGCKSRELMGTEGSLRVESPPELAVNSAVNLNKTDMPSDKGISEDAIPKHHEEIFSNMDCTQEEKHLVFNKSVLLEQKRSVSSEMKLDCGSLESASDQPQEAVQDLNFWKEEQIDQEDRNYGSRGSEMSFDCSSSFHSLTDQSKVTAREINLSKEVHADLQYKNSKSGVSEIRSDYTDSLHLVTSQSLVAVKEISLQNTMRISLVDESYESSGSEMNFDCDASLQSNNDYPQQSIKEINLCKAEHIALVDKNYGSSSSEVSADSVYPLQSVAHQPAAADQSIVADCPTVAVTETKRQKKIHVGLVDKNYGSSCSETSFDYDVSLQPGVDHPQLTVKKRNVKQRHVRLKDKKRKPSSAKAHLDCDISLETVADEPQKAVEEINLLKEKNADLMDMNCESHCPEMGFHDDVQLVADQSQVAVKEVNPQKVDIGLENKSVQSSVSNLSFDSHAFLYQSANDQPQGALGEVNLKELKVDMEVKSCGCSSSELTFDSDPPLLSVTEQSQLDVEGIKEEHINPEDESCESNSSEITFDSDIPVCSVVDQPQVAVYEEEPVDLENKSNESYVSEITFDSDIPLHSGNDQPEVAVKEVIIQKEEYVHLERKNHEPSSSEISSDVDSYAPFHAVTNLPEVAVKKLNPQEEEQVHLENTENEPTDSELSLDYDTIFHSMSGHSEDLVKEINPQKEAHVHLENKGVSETSLDSHTSVQSVTHKPEVVVKDIWLQKESHAEFQGKSANFSGSEINLDSSVSHSVTEPQVAVKKINIKKQHVLKNKSDTCGSEIILDSDVPPQSVTEKPQLAILKEKHVDLEDKNCESSDVKMSFDSDDPLEQLQEGVKKMHLWNEEDISLGNKIDEPNASKLIHDSDVSLQSPADQPKVPVKQINLESNDHMYLEVKNRQYSCSKMSLDSDFLVQPVVDRPQITILEREHIELKGKHSQSCGSEISSDSDGPVQSVADQLRETVREISLWKDEEVDMEDKRDEAKGLEIIYDSDGHFQSVAGQPEVVKEVNLWKEHVDLEDKIIKPRDSKMNFHSDEPLRSVTNKIQEAGKETSLLREEHVCLDDKGYEPDHSEIIFVSNIPLPSVIEQPQILEEEHANLKNKSSDPCGPEISFDSHDPYQSAADQLQKGVKEINVWKEDCIYLEDKSYKLGDFEVSYGSDVPVQFVADQSLVSVKEINLQKKDHNDLENKNYKPYGSEIKCDYGVHLQSVVDQPQVGCKETTLQKERHLGMEEKTNELSDSEICDSDVPFQIVVNPFQASAKETNLQKVVLVDLMTSDSDCEVISESVMPLHLVTDPPQVTVRETNCIDAGCIDVEDKICDSFDSEVGYVCEAPFPSVTNQSKETFKIINRKKDYIILGDSSCQSSEINFNVDASYQSMTYQSQGPDKKKVKYIDPGDKSCESNGPERNFKLEDASQPVTRQLQKADKKVNLRKDPKNIGLKDKSCESSVSAVDCDPSSELVIHQMADKENPLKLKHTDLEGMSSESCSSEMNFHYDSSLHSGTEQPQEAVNKIDLFNNVSVSLKEKNHNSQASSVPLVGSVRKLEKAKEVIEDDPDEPVLEALPHVPPSFVGKTWSQIMREDDIKINALVKEFREGRFHCYFDDDCETKKVCVNEGKVTCADQDSASIQALSDCDVIAGGISDIDDFSVALDKPYHHHPPAESHMASRCQTSKVSHGTETGFKNNPVMKRKMIRQEDDSPRRKHLHLQNDRKTKKKVKFGTAEFPASCTKVLKPMQSKALVCVLSSLNLKLKEVPPAGAEEELRAIARPPPKQAVQDSSSDARRKKKGNKTCCNKKKKPSRPVRAYDLRSSCYIPDSDRMMTRLASKLRLEVKYW, encoded by the exons ATGCAGAGGAGACAAGGATACTGCAGCTATTGCCGTGTGCAGTATAGTAACCTGGAACAG catTTGTTCAGTGCTCAGCACAGAAGCTTGACCAGACAGAGTAGACGTCGGATGTGTTGTACCAGTAGTTTGATGGAACGTTTCTTGCAGGATGTACTGCGGCACCACCCATATCATAATCAAGAAAGCAG ATCAACGCAAAATGAGACACTTTCGAGTACTGTATCATCTCCTGAAGTGGTTCAATTGGATGATGATGTTCCTGAAGAAAAGGCTGAGGATGCTGCTGGAGCTGGAGGAGAGATACCCTCCAAGGGTTCTGAACCTGTTGAAGAGTTACATACCAGGCCTAGTAAATCTCAGGAATGTACACAGCAGGTTTCAATTCGACCATCAGTTATTCAAAAACTGGAGAGGGGACAGCAGCAGCCCTTGGAGTTTGTTCATAAAATTGGGAGCGGTATGAAAAAATTTAATCCAGTAGATATTGGTCAAGCTACAAATAATGGAGAAAACTTAATACGTCCCCCAGTGATTTATAATGCTCCTGCTAGTTGTTTACCTGAAAGTTCTTATGATAGACCAGTTACAACTAATACTACTAAATTACTACTAGCAGCCCATTTGGATTCAGTTAGCAAAAGTGACCCAAACCTTGAACAGCTAGACAGGGTCTCTAGAAATCCTGTGCCATCATCCCATCTAGAAACTCCTTCAGTTTCGTATCAGAAAcctaaaaaatcaaataagaaatctttatataaaaattcagatAAATTGGTTTTACAGAAAGATGTAAAATCTGAGGGTAAAACTTTGTCAACTGGCTGTAAATCCCGTGAACTTATGGGTACTGAGGGCTCGTTAAGAGTTGAATCTCCTCCTGAATTAGCAGTAAACTCAGCAGTAAATCTGAATAAAACTGACATGCCTTCTGATAAAGGAATCTCTGAAGATGCCATTCCAAAGCACCATGAGGAAATCTTTTCTAATATGGATTGTACTCAAGAAGAAAAGCATTTGGTTTTTAACAAGTCGGTCCTTTTGGAACAGAAGCGCTCAGTGAGTTCTGAAATGAAGCTTGATTGTGGCTCTCTTGAGTCAGCATCTGATCAACCCCAAGAGGCTGTACAGGACTTAAACTTTTGGAAGGAGGAGCAAATTGACCAAGAAGATAGAAACTATGGCTCTAGAGGTTCTGAAATGAGTTTTGATTGCAGTTCCTCTTTTCATTCTCTGACTGACCAATCTAAAGTGACTGCCAGAGAAATAAACCTTTCAAAGGAAGTACATGCTGATTTACAGTATAAGAATAGTAAATCTGGTGTTTCTGAAATCCGTTCAGATTACACTGACTCGCTTCATTTGGTTACGAGCCAATCTCTAGTGGCTGTTAAAGAAATAAGTCTTCAGAATACGATGCGTATTAGCCTGGTTGACGAAAGCTATGAATCCAGTGGTTCTGAAATGAATTTTGATTGTGATGCTTCACTTCAGTCAAATAATGACTACCCCCAACAgtctataaaagaaataaacctttgtaaGGCAGAGCACATTGCTTTGGTTGATAAGAACTATGGATCTAGTAGCTCTGAAGTAAGTGCTGATTCTGTTTACCCTCTTCAGTCAGTGGCTCACCAACCTGCAGCAGCTGACCAGTCCATAGTGGCTGACTGCCCCACAGTGGCTGTTACAGAAACAAAACGTCAGAAGAAGATTCATGTTGGCTTGGTTGATAAGAACTATGGATCGAGTTGTTCTGAAACAAGTTTTGATTATGATGTTTCTCTTCAGCCAGGAGTTGACCATCCCCAACTGActgtcaaaaaaagaaatgtgaaacagAGACACGTCCGTCTAAAAGATAAGAAACGTAAACCCAGTAGTGCTAAAGCACATCTTGATTGTGATATCTCTCTTGAGACAGTGGCTGATGAACCCCAGAAGGCTGTTGAAGAAATAAATCTTCTGAAAGAGAAGAATGCTGACCTTATGGATATGAACTGTGAGTCTCATTGTCCTGAAATGGGTTTTCACGATGATGTTCAATTAGTGGCTGACCAATCTCAAGTAGCAGTTAAAGAAGTAAACCCTCAGAAAGTAGATATTGGCCTAGAAAATAAGAGTGTTCAATCTAGCGTTTCTAATCTAAGTTTTGATTCTCATGCTTTTCTTTATCAGTCAGCTAATGATCAACCTCAAGGGGCTTTGGGTGAAGTAAATCTTAAAGAGTTAAAGGTTGACATGGAAGTTAAGAGCTGTGGGTGCTCCAGTTCTGAGTTGACGTTTGATTCTGATCCCCCTCTTCTGTCAGTTACTGAGCAGTCTCAGCTGGATGttgaaggaataaaagaagaacACATTAACCCGGAAGATGAGAGCTGTGAGTCAAATAGTTCTGAAATAACTTTTGATTCTGATATTCCGGTTTGTTCAGTAGTTGACCAACCTCAAGTAGCTGTTTATGAGGAGGAACCTGTTGatctggaaaataaaagtaatgaatcTTATGTTTCTGAAATAACTTTTGATTCTGATATTCCTCTTCATTCAGGAAATGATCAACCTGAAGTAGCTGTTAAAGAAGTAATCATTCAGAAAGAAGAGTACGTACACTTAGAAAGGAAGAATCATGAACCCAGTAGTTCTGAAATAAGTTCGGATGTGGATTCTTATGCCCCCTTTCATGCAGTGACTAATCTTCCTGAAGTAGCTGTTAAAAAGCTAAATCCTCAAGAAGAGGAGCAGGTAcacttagaaaatacagaaaatgaacCTACTGATTCTGAATTAAGTTTAGATTATGATACCATTTTTCATTCGATGAGTGGACATTCAGAAGATCTCGTTAAAGAAATAAACCCTCAGAAAGAAGCGCACGTACACTTAGAAAATAAGGGTGTTTCTGAAACAAGTTTGGATTCTCATACCTCTGTTCAGTCAGTGACTCACAAACCTGAAGTAGTTGTTAAAGATATATGGCTTCAAAAAGAAAGCCATGCTGAATTCCAAGGTAAAAGTGCTAACTTTAGTGgttcagaaataaatttagattCTAGTGTCTCTCATTCAGTGACTGAACCTCAAGtagctgttaaaaaaataaacataaagaagcAGCATGTTCTGAAAAACAAGAGTGATACATGTGGTTCTGAAATAATTTTGGATTCTGATGTTCCTCCTCAGTCAGTGACTGAAAAACCTCAACTGGCCATTTTGAAGGAAAAGCATGTTGATCTGGAAGACAAAAACTGTGAATCTAGTGATGTAAAAATGAGTTTTGACTCAGATGACCCTCTTGAACAACTTCAGGAAGGAGTTAAAAAAATGCACCTGTGGAACGAAGAAGATATTAGCCTAGGAAATAAGATTGATGAACCTAATGCTTCTAAATTAATACATGATTCTGATGTTTCTCTACAGTCTCCAGCTGATCAACCCAAAGTACCTGTTAAACAAATAAACCTTGAGAGTAATGATCATATGTATTTGGAAGTTAAGAATCGCCAGTATAGTTGTTCTAAAATGAGTTTGGATTCTGATTTTTTGGTTCAGCCCGTAGTTGATCGACCTCAAATAACTATTTTGGAGCGGGAGCACATTGAACTAAAAGGTAAGCACAGTCAATCTTGTGGTTCTGAAATAAGTTCTGATTCTGATGGCCCTGTTCAGTCAGTGGCTGACCAGCTTAGAGAAACCGTTAGAGAAATAAGCCTTTGGAAGGATGAAGAAGTTGACATGGAAGATAAGAGGGATGAAGCTAAGGGTCTTGAAATTATATATGATTCTGATGGCCATTTTCAGTCAGTGGCTGGCCAACCTGAGGTAGTTAAGGAGGTCAACCTTTGGAAAGAGCATGTTGACTTGGAAGATAAGATTATCAAACCTAGAGATTCTAAAATGAATTTTCATTCTGATGAACCTCTTCGGTCTGTGACTAATAAAATCCAAGAGGCTGGTAAAGAAACAAGTCTTCTGAGGGAGGAACATGTTTGTCTGGATGATAAGGGCTATGAACCTGAtcattctgaaataatttttgtttcaaatatcCCTCTTCCGTCAGTGATTGAGCAACCACAAATTTTGGAAGAGGAGCATGccaatttgaaaaataagagcAGTGATCCTTGTGGTCCCGAAATAAGTTTTGATTCCCATGATCCTTATCAGTCAGCAGCTGACCAGCTTCAAAAAGGtgtcaaagaaataaatgtttggaaGGAAGACTGTATTTACTTGGAAGATAAGAGCTATAAACTAGGTGATTTTGAAGTAAGTTATGGTTCTGATGTTCCTGTTCAGTTTGTGGCTGATCAATCTCTTGTGTCtgtcaaagaaataaatttgcaaAAGAAGGATCATAATGACCTAGAAAATAAGAACTATAAACCTTATGGTtctgaaataaaatgtgattatGGTGTTCATCTTCAGTCAGTAGTTGACCAACCCCAAGTGGGTTGCAAAGAAACAACCCTTCAGAAGGAACGGCACCTTGGCATGGAAGAAAAGACTAATGAACTTAGTGATTCTGAAATATGTGATTCTGATGTCCCTTTCCAAATAGTAGTTAACCCATTTCAAGCATCAGCCAAAGAAACAAATCTTCAAAAGGTGGTACTTGTGGACCTGATGACCAGTGATAGTGATTGTGAAGTAATCTCTGAATCTGTTATGCCTCTTCATTTAGTGACTGACCCACCCCAAGTGACTGTCAGAGAAACCAACTGTATAGATGCAGGATGTATTGATGTAGAAGATAAGATCTGTGATTCGTTTGATTCTGAAGTAGGATATGTTTGTGAAGCCCCTTTTCCATCAGTGACAAACCAATCCAAAGAgactttcaaaataataaacCGGAAGAAAGACTATATTATTCTGGGAGATTCAAGTTGTCAGTcttctgaaattaattttaatgttgatGCCTCTTATCAGTCCATGACTTACCAGTCACAAGGGCCtgataaaaaaaaagtgaaatatattgACCCGGGAGATAAGAGCTGTGAATCTAATGGtcctgaaagaaattttaaattggaAGATGCTTCTCAGCCAGTGACTCGCCAACTGCAGAAAGCTGACAAAAAAGTCAACCTCCGGAAAGATCCAAAAAATATTGGCCTGAAAGATAAGAGCTGTGAATCTAGTGTTTCTGCAGTAGATTGTGATCCCTCTTCTGAGTTAGTGATCCATCAAATGGCTGATAAAGAAAATCCTTTGAAGTTAAAACATACAGATCTAGAAGGTATGAGCAGTGAATCTTGTAGTTCTGAGATGAATTTTCATTATGATTCCTCTCTTCATTCTGGTACTGAACAGCCTCAAGAAGCTGTTAATAAAATAGACCTATTTAATAATGTGTCTGTTAGcctgaaagaaaagaaccataATTCCCAAGCAAGCTCTGTTCCCTTGGTTGGTTCTGTaaggaagctggaaaaagcaaaggAGGTCATAGAAGATGATCCTGATGAACCAGTTCTTGAAGCCTTGCCTCATGTTCCTCCTTCATTTGTGGGGAAAACATGGTCTCAGATAATGAGAGAAGATGACATAAAAATTAATGCTCTTGTGAAGGAATTTAGGGAAGGTCGTTTCCACTGTTACTTTGATGATGACTGTGAGACCAAAAAAGTTTGCGTGAATGAGGGAAAAGTTACCTGTGCTGATCAGGACAGTGCATCTATTCAAGCTCTATCAGATTGTGATGTTATTGCAGGTGGTATTTCGGATATTGATGACTTTTCAGTGGCCTTAGATAAACCATACCATCATCATCCTCCAGCAGAGAGTCATATGGCTTCTCGATGCCAGACTTCAAAAGTCAGCCATGGAACTGAAACTGGTTTTAAGAATAACCcagtgatgaaaagaaaaatgattagaCAAGAAGATGACTCGCCAAGAAGGAAGCATTTACATTTACAGaatgacagaaaaacaaaaaagaaagtaaaatttgggACAGCTGAATTTCCTGCGTCATGTACTAAAGTCTTGAAGCCGATGCAATCCAAAGCTTTAGTCTGTGTTCTTTCTTCTCTAAATCTTAAACTGAAAGAAG TTCCACCAGCTGGTGCTGAAGAGGAGTTAAGAGCTATAGCACGTCCTCCTCCGAAGCAAGCTGTGCAGGATTCTTCCAGTGAtgcaagaaggaagaagaaaggtaaTAAAACATGctgtaacaaaaagaaaaagccttcTAGACCCGTTAGAGCATATGATTTGAGAAGTTCATGTTACATACCAGATTCTGATAGAATGATGACTCGGCTAGCAAGCAAATTGAGACTTGAGGTAAAATACTGGTAG